In Pan troglodytes isolate AG18354 chromosome 20, NHGRI_mPanTro3-v2.0_pri, whole genome shotgun sequence, the genomic window TGCCTGCTGGCCCTGGGACCCTGACCCCACCGGGCAAGAGACAGGTGGGACGGGAGCTGACCAGAGGCTGACAGGTTGCTGGGGAAGGTGAACTGTTGGTGATTGTTGTTGGGGAACACTTCACAGAATTTGCTTGCTAGTTTCAAAGCTTGTGATGCGGTTGATGTTGGGCAAGTTCCCAGTTTTGTCTTCACATGTAGGGGAAGTGGGTTAGCGTAGGAGAAGGGGCGTTGAGGGAAGTCTGTTCCTCTCCGTGTTTGGTGCTTCTGTGGACTCATGGTCAAGAGGTTGGCAGGCTTCCGTTTTCTCAGCCTTGTTGATCATCTGTGTTGGGAAGGGGTTTGGTTTCTGAGGAAGTGAGAAACCTGAAATTGTGCAACCCCCTCAGGCTGCAGGCTGTAGTTGATTGGGTCCTTATCTGGAGGCCTTCAGGGTTTGAGGTCAGGGCAGGGACAGTTCTGGAACACAGCTAAGTTACTGTGAACCACGCGGAGAATCCCATTGCGGCTTACTCGAGCTAGGTGGTTGGCCCTTCCTTCCCTCAGCGTTGCTACTTGGGAAATGATGGTGGTCTTGTGTCCATGGGGCCAGCTGctgcaccatctgggctcactgtggTCTCCTTCCTTGGAGCGTGGGGTCTGGGTCTTGTCTGGGCTAGTGGATGGCCAGGGCAGCGTACTCACTGGGCTCCTGGGAGCTCCCCTGGGAGGAAGAGACTGCAGTTGTCTCTGGTCTGAGAGGTGGTGGCTCACCTGGGTGTAGCTCACAATTGCGGAGCTCCACGGCAgcctggagggaggggagagtggGAGTTGAGGTATGCGGTTCTGGGGAGAAGCCTACGGGCTTGGAAAGGAAAAGGGTCTTCAGGGCTCTGTACAGAGGCAGCGAGcggggcaacagagggagactccatctcaagaatttgtagagatggagtctcaatgtGTTGCCCCGGCTGATCTAAAACCCTTGGCCTCAcgcaatccacccgcctcccaaagcactaggatgacaggtgtgggccacagtgcctggcctgcgTGGGTCTGTTTAATCTCCGGGCCTCTTGCTCTCCCTTTCTTGGTGATCTCCTTGGACCACTTCCCCGTATCATTCTCTCCCTCGACCCTGAGCCCGGGGTCCTGAGCAGAGAACGGGATGGGGGCTGGGTAGGGGCCCCTCACTTGCAACCAGGATGTTGGGTGGGGGCGACAGGGGGCCGACCTTGGGCAGGAGGCATTGTGTCCACCGCAGCATCTGTGCTGGCCCCCAGGGGGGTGGCTCACATGGCCCAGGGGGACGTCCAGGAGGTGCTGCCCATCTAGGCGCTGGCGGGCTGGGAGCCCCTTGTCCTGGTCAATGCAGAGCTGTCAAAACCGGCCTCTGAGTGATGCTGAGGGGTCAGGCTGTCTGCAGAGAGCACCGGCGATCCCGGCTGTGCTGAGAGGGAGGGCTGAGGGCTGCCTGGACGCCCCTGAGACGAGGCGACTGGTATTTAGGGGATGCGTACTCTCTGGGGCCCGCTGGGGCCTGCAGGGAGAGCTCTCACCGGTCTCAACTCCATGCCTTCTGCCTTGTGCTTCTGGCCCAAGAGGTCGGGGTCACTGACCACCCCGTGTCCACCTAAGGCTTCCCTGGACACACAGCAGGGAGATGGGCAATGAGGGTGGGGTTGTGGCCCTGCCTGTCACGGTCCCCAGCAGTGCAGATGAATTAGACCATTGAGTCACAGAGCCTGGAGGGCAGATGGGTGTGCTGGTATAAGGAGCCCCGGGCTCTGTGTTACAGGTCATGTGTTCTCACCAGTGGCCTTGCAGGAGGGGAACAGCCCCTTCCCCAGGGCCTCGCTCTGCTCCCCCTGAAGGATGGGGCTGAGGGGACAGCAGGCTCTGGGGGCCTTTCAGACCACATTTGAGTCAAAATTTGACTTCCCCATACTCTGCCTGCTTCCACCTCACCCAACTCTCATCCAGGGGTGACCCTTGTTCTAGCAcatgaggctgaggccagagagggcAGGGCCTTAGGACACAGCCCAGTCACTGTTCTAATTCCAGAGGCAAGCCCCTTCCATGTCCTGAGCTCTGTAATGTATCTTTTCTTTCATGAGCCTTGCGATCAGGCGATGTTTATTCAGTGGTTACCACATCCAGGCATGCTGCCAGGAGGAGGGGAGTCGTGGGTGAAGCTGATAGGATTCCTGCTGGACTCACGGAGCCTGGGTTAATGACACATTACCCATGTTTAGATAGGAGGTAATTCTGCTCCGGTTTCGACAAGTTGTAGGAAAGGAGGAAAACATGCTCATAGCAGGTGAGCAGCGTGCACCTGTCACGGGAGTGAGGGGTCCTTCTGGGGGATGGAGAGACCAAGACGTGAACAGTGAGTGTGGCACGCAGAGTGTCCTCCACCAGAAACAGTGTGGGCTGTTCTCAGACCTGAAAGTGAGCCAAAGGAAGCTGGGACCTCGTCATTCAGGGGACTTGTGCACCATGAAGATTTATTGGATGCtgtttaagaaaatggaaaatccggctgggcacggtggttcacacctgtaatcccagcactttgggaggcggaggtgggtggattatgaggtcaggagttcgagaccagcctggccaacatggtgaaaccccgtctgtactaaagacacaaaaaatcagccaggtgtggtggtggaagcCGAGtagccagctactcgggaggctgaggcaggagaatcacttgaacccgggaggtggaggttgcagtgagctgagatcgcgccacagcactccagcctaggtgacagagtgagactccatctcaaaaaacaaacaaacaaaaaaaacaaaacgggGAGTCTTTAGAAAGCACAGTAGAAACAGATGTCTGTTTTTACAAGCCCATCACTGCACAGAATGCAATATGGGAGGGTTTCACTAATGGTTAACCATAACCACACTCTAGCGTGAGCCCAGCCACTAGGCAATGTGCTGATAAGGATTCTAAGTGGTTTATGTGGACTCCTCATGACCTATGACACACATACGTTTACAGTGGAGTGGAACGAGGCAGGAGGGCTTGTCTTTGTCATAGTCTACGAGCTCTGCAGAGGTGTCAGCTACATCCGGATTGGCTCAGGGAGCGGCCGTCAGAAGACTTACATGTGTTTAATAACTGAGGTTGTGTGTATGTGGCAGGGGGTGGGTAACTGTGATGAGTTTGGTGTGGCACAGCCATAGCCTGTGAAGCTGGAAAGTGTATCAGGTTTGGTCATCAACAGGCTTGAACATGAGGTACAGGAACGTGCATCTTATTTTTGGAAGATGGAGCCCCGTTGGAGGAATTTGAGCAGTGGAGGGTCACAGCCAGGTAAGATGGTCAGAAGAGGCCTCGGAAGTGATGAGAGGGATGGACTGGAGTAGGGATGGGAGCCAGTAGGGGGCCAGGAGGGAGGTTGGTGCAGTGCACAGACAGGGCGTCCTCGGTCCCCAGCTGAGCTTAGACTGTAGGGATGGACCAGCGGACACGGGTGGAGCCGGGTGAGGAGGGATGTGGGCAGAGAGGTTTGGATTTGTTCACTGTGTGTGAAGCAGAAGAGTGTGAGGAGCTTTTCCACTCTCTGCCTTGGTTGATGGGAGGAACCAGTGGGGCTGCCGCAGGACAGACGACCCGCGTGGGAGAAGGAGGCTTGGGGAGATGTTTCTAAGACTTAACTTGCTCACAGAGGGAAGCACAAGCTTCCTTCGAGCCTGGGCTTTGTTTTCCCAAACAGGTCCCTTCActgactttcttttttgagacggagtctcgctccgtcgcccaggctggagtgcagtggcgcgatctcggctcactgcaagctctgcctcccgggttcacgccattctcctgcctcagcctcccgagtagctgggactacaggcgcccgccaccacgcccggctaatcttttgtatttttagtagaggcggggtttcaccgtgttagccaggatggtctcaatctcctgacctcgtgatccacccgcctcggcctcccaaagtgctgggattacaggcgtgagccaccgcgcccagccaactttcCTGTTAATGAGTagcactctttttttctttcttttctttcctttttttttctttagacacggtcttgctctgtttcccaggctggagtgcagtggcgtgacagctcactacaacctccacttcctgggttcaggtgattgtcctgcttcagcctcccaagtagctggattacaggcacgtgccaccatgcctggctaatttttgtatttttagtagagacagagtttcaccatgttggccaggctggtcttgaactcctgaccttaaatcatcctcttgccttggccccccaaagtgttaggattacaggcatgagccatcatgcttggcctcttttttctttttctttctttttttttgtttttgagacagagtcttgctctgtcacccaggctggagtgcagtggcgtgatctcagctcactgcagcctccacctcccaggttccagcgattctcctgcctcaatctcccagttagctgggattacagacgtgcgccaccatatccagttaaattttgtattttttagtaaagacagagttttaccatgttggccaggctggtcttgaactcctgacctcaggtgatccgcccgcctcagcctcccaaagtgttgggattacgggcatgagccaccatgctcagcctcttttttctttgcttaaaaGATGaggcctgttgcccaggctggagtgcagtggcactatcatagctcactgcagccttgacatcgtggctcaggtgatcctcccgcctcaggctcccgagtggctgggactacagacatgcacctcCACAGCCACTACTTATTTTTGTAGCGATGTCTATCAGCTGGTGAATAGAGAAAGTGTGGTATATCcttacaacaaaatattattcaaccgtagaaaggaatgaagtactcaTACATGCTACATGTGTGAACCTTGATAATATACTAGATAAAAGCAGTCAGGAAAAAAAGGTCACATATGACGTTATTTCATTTATAAGAAGTAtccagcctgggtgtggtggctcatgcctgtaatccagcactttgggaggccaaggcaggtggattgcctgagtttaggagtttgagaccagcctgggcaacatggtgaaataccatctctaccaaaaatacaaaaaattcacccggcgtggtggtatgtgcctgtgatcccagctacttgggaggctcaggtggcaggatcgcttgagcctgggaggcagaggttacagtgagccgagatcacaccactgcactccaacctgggtgacagagtgagtccctgtctcaaaaaaaaaaaaaaaaaaaaaaggtattcaaaGAAGGCCAATcgatagaggcagaaagtaggtTAATTGTTGCATGGGATTAGGTGGGAGTGATTGCTTAATGTAAACTCGGTTTCCTTCTCAGTATGATAAAAATGTTTCGGAATGAGATAGAGGTGATGCTTACACCATATTGTGAATTTACTAAATGCCACAAAATAGAgttgtatctcaataaaaatatatttgttgggccgggtgcggtggctcacgcctgtaatcccagcactttgggaggcaggcggatgaagaggtcaggagttcaagaccagcctggccagcatggtgaaaccctgtctctactaaaaatacaaaacttagccaggcgtggtggcatgtgtctgtaatcccagctactcgggaggctgaggtagaacggagcgagactccgtctcaaaaaaatatatatatatgtaaatatatatatgttgggcatagtggtgcacacatgtagtcccagctgcttgggaggctgaggcaggagaaccacttgaacctgggaagtggaggttgcagtgagccgagactgcaccattgcactcctgcctgggcaaaaagagtgaaactccatctcgaaaaaaaaaaaaccacacacacacacgtagataaaatcaaatattctgtatgccataaatatgtacaattattatttgtcaattaaaaactcttaagctgggcacagtggctcatgcctgtaatcccaacactttgggaggcggagatgggaggctcttgagcccacaagtttgaggccagtttgggcaacatcgtgagaccccattgctacaaaaaaatttaaaatatatttttaaaaaactctaatacagtagtccccctttatCTGTAATTTTCCTTCTGTGTTTTCAGTTACCTGGTGGTCAaccatggtccaaaaatattaaatagaaaagttAAGGAATCATAAGTTTTTgacaaatcaaaactaaaaatatttctaaaaaaccTAGAATACGCAGGAAAGGGGAAACAACACACagcagaggagacaaacaaaaagGCACACCTGAACACAGTCATGCACCGCATAACGATGTTTCGCTCCACTACACATTTCATATGTGATGGTATAGCCTATGTATGCAGTAGGTTATACCACgtaggtttgtgtaagtagactctatgatgtttacacgacggtgaatttttttttcttttttttgagatggagtctcattctgtctcccaggctggagtgaaatggcacgattttggctcactgcaacctccgcctcccaggttcaagcgattctcctgcctcagcttcccaagtagctgggattacaggcatgcaccacgatgcccggctaatttttgtatttttagtagagacagggtttcaccatgttgagcaggctggtctcgaattcccgacctctggtgatccacccatcttggcctcctaaagttctgggattacaggcgtgagccaccacgcctggccgaaatTTTTTAATGATGgttttctcagaacatatccctgtcattaagtgacataCGATTGTAATGTCATCAgtgattacattaaatataagtgaTCAAAAAGAGATTACaagattggaattttttttttttttgagacagagtcttgctctgttgcccaggctgtagtgtagtggtgtgatctcggttcactgcaacctctgcctcctgggttcaagcagttctctgcctcagcctccctagtagctgggattacaggtgcctgccaccacacctggccaatttttgtatttttagtagagacggggtttcaccatcttggccaggctagtcttgaactcctgaccttgtgatccacccgccttggcctcccaaagtgctgggattacaggcatgagcccccgcgcctggcctgttgtttatattttatcaCATTAAAAAAGCAGAAGGATGAAAAATGTATTATGCAAACACTAATCAACAGATAATTTCACTGGCTTGttagttgttttgttgttttgagacagggtctcatccaggctgaagtgctgtggtgcgatctcggctcattgcagcctcgacctcctgtacccaagtgatcctcccacctcagcctctcaagtagctgggactacaggtgtgaacttGCCCATCCTCCCCACTTgccctcccaaagtattgggattacaggtgtgagccactgcacctggttatgcttcttttttattatttttctttctttcttttttttttccgagacggaatctcactctgtcgcccaggctggagtgcagtggtgcgatctcagctcactgcaagctctgcctcccgggctcacaccattctcctgcctcaacttcctgagtagctgggactataggcacccgccaccacgcccggctaatttttttgtatttttagtagagatggggtttcaccgtgttagccaggatggtctcgatctcctgacctcgtgatccgcccgcctcggcctcccaaagtgctgagattataggcgtgagccaccgcgcccggcctatttatgcTTCTTAATTTTCCCATGTCGTAAGTTCGATGTATAATATTTACATTATCATTCAGTTTAAAacattcactcttttttttttagagacaagttctcgctctgtcacacaggctggagtgcagtggcacagtcatagctcactgcagcctcagcagcCTTAACTTCTTAtgttcaaggaatcctccccactcagcctcctgagtaccacacccggcctttatgtctgtttttttttttttttttgttattaactCATTGATTGTTGAGAAGTCTGTTGCTTTATTTCCAAAATGGGACGATATTAGTCATCTTTGAGTCAGGTGAGTCCCACAAGTTCCCAGCGTCTCCTCATGGTCTGTGTTAGGGGTCCAGGCTGGCTGGGGTTCACTGGTGTCCACTGTGGGCAGCTCCCGTGCCTTCAGCAGTCCTGAGTCTCCTTCTGCTGAGTGTGGGGTCTGCGTGCCCCCCGGGCTAGTGGATGGCCAGAGTGGCGTAGATGCTGGGCTCAGCTGGAGGTTCCCCTTCCTGGGATGGAGGAGGCTCAGTTGCCTTCTGTCTAAGGGTCAAGCTGTGCAGCTGGGCGTAGGTCACATCCTGGGGGGCTTCAGATGCAGCAGCCTGCAGCGGGGGAGAGTGAGAGGGAAGGAACGTGGTGGGGGTCGGGGAGGCCTGGGGGTCTGGAGAGGAAAGGACTCACCTGAGTGTCCATCTGCCTGTCCTCTTCCGCCTGTGTGTCCTTTGTGTCCAGGAATTCCCCAgacagtggggagggaggagaggccaTTTCTCTCCTAGGTCTGGAGTGTTTCACCGGGGCATACGTCACTGCCTGGGGGTCTTCATTGTGTGGGCTCTGCTGGAGAGAGACAGTGGTGGGGGGTGTCCTTGAATCCCCCTGACCTCCTGGAGTCAATTTTCCCCACTGTTCCCCGGGTGATCCGATTACATCCCTTTCCTGATGGAATCTCAGGGACGCCCTAAGGCCGTGGAGGGTCTGGCCGCTCCCTCCCTGTGGTTCTGGCCTCTGCTCCTCACTCTGACCTTGCCCATTTGGCTGCAGCCTCACGGGCCTTCCTACAAGAGCTCGCTGCTGCCTCGGGGCCTTTGCAcggctgtttcctctgcctgcagGGGCTCGTCCATTAGAGGATGGTGTGGCCCCCTCCGTCCAGGCTTCTCAGATGACAGCTGAGCAGACAGCCCTCCCCTTCCATTCAGACTGGCCCCACTGCCCCACACTCTCTGCCCTTTCTCTGGTTTATGTTCCTTACAGCACGTTGCACTCCTGGACATGGtgcatttatttgcattttgtcTCCCACCATGAGGTGAGCTCAGGAGGCGGGGGCGGCTTTGCTCCCTGCTGTGTCTGCAGCTCCCACAGGGAGCCCCATCCACAGTGAGCTCCCTGGGAACACtcgctggatgaatgaatgaagaggagCCCAGGAGACGAAGGTGGTTCATTTATTCCTCATCCTCCTGATGGCTGGGGAGCGCTCTAACTACCACATGGCCAAACAGAGGCTGAGGAGCAGGAAGGGGACCCGGGAGGAGGCCCACGAGGTCCCAGGACAGCAGGAGAGAGTGAGGTCGCAGCAGGCGGGAGGCAGCATGCTGGACAAGGAGGGGTCCACCGTGACGATGCTGAGAGCCGGGGGAAGGAGGACAGAGAAGTCCTGCAGGATTAGATCTGGCACCAGGAGGCCTTTGGTGCCTGGGACGTGGCGGGATCTCACCTGACTGTCCAGCTCCACCTGGTCCTCAGACTGTGTGTCCTTCACGGCAGCATCTGCTGGGGCAGAGCAAGGGGTTCGTCTCTTGGTTCTCTGAGACCTCTCAGTCCTGCTGGCCCCTGCCCTGCTCCCAGATGGGGCCACCAAGATGCAGGGAGGTCCCACAGTGTGGGGCGAGACCATCTTCCACGGAGCCCCAGAcccttcccagcccctccctgTTGCTACTGAAATTTTGGGACTCCTGTCTCTCCAGCACCCCCATTTGTCCCCTCTCTTCCTCTTACAGAGGTTTTCTTCCTGGACGTCAGCAGCTGGGCCGGACCTGGGGGAGGACATGGGAGTGTGAGGGGCAGTGTATGGGCTGCAGTGGGTGGGAGTCTGTGGTCTTTGGGCAGAATTACCTCCTCAGCAGGCCCCTGTCCTTGGGCTCTGTCTCCGCAGCCCCTGCAGGACGCTGGAAATCAGTCTTTCTCTGGTCTGGGTGAAGATGGACAGAGTCTCAGCCCTGGGAACATTAGAACCCCCATTCTACACATGCAActtgagggagagaaggaaaactaaaaatattcctGCATGGATGTTCCAAATATTTCATGATAGAAAAAAAACTCCATGAATACTGACGTTTGTAAATGCGTGCTGACATTACATGCCCCTGGAACCGGTTTTCTAAACTGACACCCCTGTGTGTTTGGGTTCCCTCTGGCTGGTGCCCTGAGCCCACCCTTGGTCGGCCCATGGGTCCCCCGCTTCCCTACTCACCAGATGTCCTGTGTTTGCTGTGACGCTGACgtcggaggaggaggaagaggaggaggaagagcagcagGACGAAGGCCACCGAGACCCCAATCAAAACCTCCAGGTATCTTCCCAGACCTTGACATGAGGACGTCAGGAGTGGGAATGACGTCATTGatgtgagcacctactgtgtgcaggcgCGAGCCGGGTCTTTCCTTCGTGACCTCCAACCCTCACAAGCAGTCGTGCAACATGGAATTGCCACCCGTAcaacccatttcacagatgcacaaactgaggctcagagaggggaatcGCCTGCCCCGGGCCCCCAGCAAggaagcagcagagctgggaagGGAGCTCGGGAGTCTGACCTGCAGCCCTTGTTCCTGCACCAGAGCCAAGACCCGGAGCTGCAGGGAAAGAGCCTGACCATCCTGAACCACagccctgctcccctcccctgccccaggtcACCGTCACTGCTGCAGGTGGGACAGGACAGGCACCTGCGGAATCGGGTCTGGGAGGTTCCCTGGGAGGCCTCCTCTCCCAGGAGGGCACAGCTGGGGGTCAGACCTGAAAGGAACTTTCCCACCCGCAGGCCTCTCTCCTTTACACTTGGAGAAACTGAGTCCCATGCAGGGGAGGGGCCTGTCCACATCGCCACCTCCAGAGGAGCCTGAACCTAGGACAgaacccacccctgcctcccctgGACCCCGCCCACCTCCCACTCAGAGCCCCTCACTCGCCACTCTGGGGGCCTGACCCTGGGGGGTTGAGGGGCTGGTCCTCAGGACCTCCTGGGTCAGGACAGGGAGATGAGGGCTGGGGCTGTCTTGCCCCCCACATCAGCCCGGCTCCTCCTCCCCCAGGCTGGGCCCCAACATTTCCCTCTGCCTCAACCCCCCGCCCCTCACCAGCCCAGCCTCAGAGCCCCTGGGACACAAGCCCGTCcttgaggggaggggagtgggatCCTTAGGGAGACTCAGACTGCCCTGGGGGAGGCCGCGCTCCCCACGAGGCCTCAGTGACTCACCAGGTGTGGAGGGCGGCCCTGTGGGTGGGAGCCTGGAGCCTCCAGAGGGTCCTGGAAGGAGCACGGGAGGCGGGTGAGGGGCGGGGGCCGTCCATGGAGTGTACCCTTCCACTCCCACTCTCCTGCTTCCGCCCAGTGGATTCCCTGGAACCATTTCTCTGCCCACCTGGTGCCTTCTGCATGCCAGGCAGGGGAGAACGGGTGGCCATGCCTAGGAGAACCCCTGTTGGCCTCCTCCCCTCTGAGGGCTGGGTGCCCTCTGGCTAAGCCTCTCTCACTCCATCCCAGCTGAGATCTCCTGGGGCCTGGGCTTGAGCTGAGCCTTTGAGCTCAGAGAGGACCGGGTCAGGGCAGTCACCTGAGACCATGAGTTCCAGGGGGTCACTGGGGAAAGACAGCAGGTAGGGGTCGGAGCTGCGTGAGCCGTAGCACCTGTAGGTCCCCGTGTGGGCTGAGATCACAGGACTCACGGGGAATTCAGCCTGGTACTTATGAGCTCGGTACTTTGATCTCAGATGCAGCGGGGGATAGGCTGCCCCTTCTTTGGTCAGAAGGAAAGTGTCAAACTGCCACCATGACTGACACAGCAGGGTCACGTTCTCTCCTGAGGCCACTGTGGGGCCTGGCTGCACTGACAGGGAGACTGTGTCATAGAACTGTCCTGGAGAGAAGAAGGATGGGTGAGGGGCTGCCCCACCTTGCTCTGAGCTGACACCTCCCCAGGCCTCTCCCTGGGACCCtcagtgtctctgtctctgttttctctgAGTCTCGCCTCCCCGCCCatcccctgtctctctctgtctctccctcccttggGACCCCCACCCCTCATCCCGGCCATCACCACCTGGGCTCCCCCGACAGGGCCTGTGCAGAGCTTGGGTCCCTGACTGAACCCACTGGGCACCTCACCTGCGATCAGGATGTCCAGGGGGTCACTGGGGGCCGACCACTCGGAGGAGAGGTTGTGTGCACCGTAGCATCTGTACTGGCCCCCATGGGAGGGGCTCACAGGGCCCAGGGTGAAGTTGGCCTGGGAGAGCCCAGCCTGGGGCTGCTGGCCAGGGCGCTGGAGGAAGTCACGTTCCCCCTCCTTGTACAGAACAAATCTGTCGTAGCCGACATCAGAGCCACACTGGAGGGTCAGGCTCTCCCCAGGGGCCAGGACAGGGCCCTGCAGTGTCAGGAGGGAGGGCTTCCTAGACACGCCTGGAGGGAAAGAGGTGCCAGGACTGAGAGGGCTGGTTCCTCCCACGCCCCTTCCTTCTCCCGTCCTGGCCCTGCAGGTCTCACTGTCTCTCATGCTCTGAGTCTCTGACTCCAGGGCCTCCTTCTCACCCGGGGCTGTCTTGGAGTCATTTCAGAGGAGTGGGGTCTCCCTAGCCCTGGCCACTGTGCCTgatctttcctcctctccctgagagctgggaccTCACAGCAAACACACCGATgccttcctgagtcctccccttTCAGGTGAGCGTGGCCGAGGGCTCCTCCTCCCATGTCAGAGCCTCCCCATGGGGTCTCCCTCACGCCTTCAGCCCGTCCATCAACACATCACTCTGGGTCCTTTCCAGATTTAGTCACCAGCCAAACTCCCCACAACCTGTCAGCTGCCCCGAAAGTGTGTTAGAGAAGGCCGTGGCTCCCTCACCTGAGGGCAGAATCTCCAGGGGGTCACTGGGGTGGGACCACACCTGGTCGttgtaagtataataataatagcatctgAACGTCCACCTGTGGCTGGGGGTCACGGGGCCCACAGGGAACAGGGCCTGGAACCCCCCACTGTGGAGCTGCTGTGAGTCCAGGGTCCGGGGGAGCTGGTGTTCTCCTTCCTTCATCAGAACAAAATGGTCATATCCCTTCTGTGAGCCACATCGGAGGGTCACGTTCCCCCCTGAGGCCAccacagggctgggcagggctgaGAGGGTGGGTTTGCTGTAGAATCCTAGGAGAGAAGGAGGC contains:
- the LILRB3 gene encoding leukocyte immunoglobulin-like receptor subfamily B member 3 isoform X1; translated protein: MTPALTALLCLGLSLGPRTHVQAGPLPTPTLWAEPGSVIIRGSPVTIWCQGNLEAQEYCLYKEGSTEPWDKTNPLETRNKARFSIPSMTQHHAGRYRCYYRSPAGWSEPSDPLELVVTGFYSKPTLSALPSPVVASGGNVTLRCGSQKGYDHFVLMKEGEHQLPRTLDSQQLHSGGFQALFPVGPVTPSHRWTFRCYYYYTYNDQVWSHPSDPLEILPSGVSRKPSLLTLQGPVLAPGESLTLQCGSDVGYDRFVLYKEGERDFLQRPGQQPQAGLSQANFTLGPVSPSHGGQYRCYGAHNLSSEWSAPSDPLDILIAGQFYDTVSLSVQPGPTVASGENVTLLCQSWWQFDTFLLTKEGAAYPPLHLRSKYRAHKYQAEFPVSPVISAHTGTYRCYGSRSSDPYLLSFPSDPLELMVSGPSGGSRLPPTGPPSTPGLGRYLEVLIGVSVAFVLLLFLLLFLLLRRQRHSKHRTSDQRKTDFQRPAGAAETEPKDRGLLRRSGPAADVQEENLCKRKRGDKWGCWRDRSPKISVATGRGWEGSGAPWKMVSPHTVGPPCILVAPSGSRAGASRTERSQRTKRRTPCSAPADAAVKDTQSEDQVELDSQQSPHNEDPQAVTYAPVKHSRPRREMASPPSPLSGEFLDTKDTQAEEDRQMDTQAAASEAPQDVTYAQLHSLTLRQKATEPPPSQEGEPPAEPSIYATLAIH
- the LILRB3 gene encoding leukocyte immunoglobulin-like receptor subfamily B member 3 isoform X2, which codes for MTPALTALLCLGLSLGPRTHVQAGPLPTPTLWAEPGSVIIRGSPVTIWCQGNLEAQEYCLYKEGSTEPWDKTNPLETRNKARFSIPSMTQHHAGRYRCYYRSPAGWSEPSDPLELVVTGFYSKPTLSALPSPVVASGGNVTLRCGSQKGYDHFVLMKEGEHQLPRTLDSQQLHSGGFQALFPVGPVTPSHRWTFRCYYYYTYNDQVWSHPSDPLEILPSGVSRKPSLLTLQGPVLAPGESLTLQCGSDVGYDRFVLYKEGERDFLQRPGQQPQAGLSQANFTLGPVSPSHGGQYRCYGAHNLSSEWSAPSDPLDILIAGQFYDTVSLSVQPGPTVASGENVTLLCQSWWQFDTFLLTKEGAAYPPLHLRSKYRAHKYQAEFPVSPVISAHTGTYRCYGSRSSDPYLLSFPSDPLELMVSGPSGGSRLPPTGPPSTPGLGRYLEVLIGVSVAFVLLLFLLLFLLLRRQRHSKHRTSDQRKTDFQRPAGAAETEPKDRGLLRRSGPAADVQEENLCKRKRGDKWGCWRDRSPKISVATGRGWEGSGAPWKMVSPHTVGPPCILVAPSGSRAGASRTERSQRTKRRTPCSAPADAAVKDTQSEDQVELDSQSPHNEDPQAVTYAPVKHSRPRREMASPPSPLSGEFLDTKDTQAEEDRQMDTQAAASEAPQDVTYAQLHSLTLRQKATEPPPSQEGEPPAEPSIYATLAIH
- the LILRB3 gene encoding leukocyte immunoglobulin-like receptor subfamily B member 3 isoform X8, with the protein product MTPALTALLCLGLSLGPRTHVQAGPLPTPTLWAEPGSVIIRGSPVTIWCQGNLEAQEYCLYKEGSTEPWDKTNPLETRNKARFSIPSMTQHHAGRYRCYYRSPAGWSEPSDPLELVVTGFYSKPTLSALPSPVVASGGNVTLRCGSQKGYDHFVLMKEGEHQLPRTLDSQQLHSGGFQALFPVGPVTPSHRWTFRCYYYYTYNDQVWSHPSDPLEILPSGVSRKPSLLTLQGPVLAPGESLTLQCGSDVGYDRFVLYKEGERDFLQRPGQQPQAGLSQANFTLGPVSPSHGGQYRCYGAHNLSSEWSAPSDPLDILIAGQFYDTVSLSVQPGPTVASGENVTLLCQSWWQFDTFLLTKEGAAYPPLHLRSKYRAHKYQAEFPVSPVISAHTGTYRCYGSRSSDPYLLSFPSDPLELMVSGPSGGSRLPPTGPPSTPGLGRYLEVLIGVSVAFVLLLFLLLFLLLRRQRHSKHRTSDAAVKDTQSEDQVELDSQSPHNEDPQAVTYAPVKHSRPRREMASPPSPLSGEFLDTKDTQAEEDRQMDTQAAASEAPQDVTYAQLHSLTLRQKATEPPPSQEGEPPAEPSIYATLAIH